The proteins below are encoded in one region of Juglans microcarpa x Juglans regia isolate MS1-56 chromosome 4D, Jm3101_v1.0, whole genome shotgun sequence:
- the LOC121261187 gene encoding indole-3-pyruvate monooxygenase YUCCA6-like, translating into MEQYLREIQGKQVHDPFFVDKANRPSLSRCEYVDGPVIVGAGPSGLAAAACLKEKGVPYVVLERSNCIASLWQLKTYDRLRLHLPKQFCELPFMGFPSDFPTYPTKQQFIKYLEDYANTFDIKPRFNETVAHAEYDSTLGFWRVKSAGLKGDTEYVCRCLVVATGENAEPVVPQIDGMGEFGGPIRHTSLYKSGDEFRLKKVLVVGCGNSGMEVCLDLCNHMAKPSIVVRDSVHVLPQEMLGKSTFGLSMWLLKWLPMRLVDRILLIVSWLLLGNTARFGLDRPHLGPLELKNLSGKTPVLDVGTLAKIKSGDIKVFPGIKRLKAGYTVEFVDGKRENFDAIILATGYRSNVPSWLEEGEMFSKKDGFPRKAFPNGWKGECGLYAVGFTKRGLLGASMDAKRIAEDIERCRKVEANKQNMSFAAGSALDMQRSLS; encoded by the exons ATGGAGCAGTACTTGAGAGAGATACAAGGAAAACAAGTTCATGATCCTTTTTTTGTAGACAAAGCTAACAGGCCATCGTTGTCACGATGCGAGTACGTTGACGGACCGGTGATCGTGGGCGCAGGGCCATCGGGACTCGCGGCCGCAGCTTGTCTCAAAGAAAAAGGTGTACCGTACGTTGTTCTTGAGAGATCCAATTGCATAGCTTCGTTGTGGCAGCTCAAGACCTATGATCGTCTTCGACTTCATTTGCCAAAGCAGTTTTGCGAGCTTCCATTCATGGGTTTCCCAAGTGATTTCCCTACTTACCCTACAAAGCAACAATTTATTAAGTACTTGGAGGATTATGCCAATACGTTTGATATTAAGCCGCGGTTCAATGAGACTGTGGCACATGCGGAGTATGATTCTACCCTTGGGTTTTGGCGCGTGAAGAGTGCGGGACTCAAAGGTGATACAGAGTATGTTTGCCGCTGTTTGGTCGTGGCGACGGGGGAGAATGCAGAGCCGGTGGTGCCGCAGATAGATGGAATGGGGGAATTTGGAGGGCCAATCAGGCATACAAGTTTGTATAAGAGCGGGGATGAGTTCAGACTGAAAAAAGTTTTGGTGGTTGGCTGTGGGAATTCAGGCATGGAGGTGTGTTTGGATCTCTGCAACCATATGGCTAAGCCCTCTATTGTGGTCAGAGACTCG GTGCACGTCCTACCACAAGAGATGCTGGGAAAATCAACTTTTGGGCTGTCGATGTGGTTGCTCAAGTGGCTGCCCATGCGCCTTGTCGATCGGATCCTGCTGATCGTGTCATGGCTCTTGCTCGGCAACACTGCTCGATTTGGATTGGACCGGCCGCACTTGGGTCCCCTTGAACTCAAAAATCTGTCCGGAAAGACCCCAGTGTTAGATGTTGGAACGCTCGCCAAGATCAAAAGTGGAGACATTAAG GTATTTCCCGGCATTAAGAGGCTAAAAGCTGGTTATACCGTAGAATTTGTTGATGGGAAAAGAGAGAACTTTGACGCCATTATTTTAGCAACCGGATACAGAAGCAACGTACCCTCTTGGCTTGAG GAGGgagaaatgttttcaaagaaagatgGGTTCCCTCGAAAGGCATTTCCAAATGGTTGGAAAGGCGAGTGTGGGCTGTATGCAGTGGGGTTTACGAAACGCGGACTACTTGGAGCATCAATGGATGCCAAAAGAATAGCGGAGGACATCGAACGGTGTAGGAAAGTGGAGGCAAATAAGCAAAATATGTCTTTTGCTGCTGGCTCAGCACTTGATATGCAAAGGTCATTATCTTGA
- the LOC121261189 gene encoding BURP domain protein RD22 translates to MNLLHNNFPYKFPTCRELFYSGLLISPCTFSFVTIHSLMEIHFFCIFSFLTLALVASHAAPTPEDYWHSVLPSTPMPKAISDLLQPEDLKDEKSTSVNVGKGGVNVDAGKGKPGGGTHVNVGGKGVGVDTGKPGKGTNVGVGKGGVSVNTGHKGKPVHVVVQPKGNPFQYQYAATENQLHDDPNVALFFLEKDLHPGTKMNLLFTKNSNEATFLPRQVAESIPFSSNKLPEILNTFSVKHRSVEADMMENTIKVCEKPGIKGEEVYCATSLESMVDFSTSKLGKNVQAISTEGGKETQMQKYTIVPGVKKMAGDKAVACHKQNYAYAVFYCHETNTTRAYLVPLVGDDGTKAKAVAICHTDTSAWNPKHLAFQVLKVKPGTVPVCHFLPEDHVVWTAN, encoded by the exons ATGAATCTTCTCCACAACAATTTCCCTTATAAATTTCCAACCTGCAGAGAGCTCTTCTATTCAGGTCTTTTAATTTCTCCCTGTACATTTTCCTTTGTTACAATCCACAGCTTAATGGAGATCCATTTCTTTTGCATTTTCAGCTTTCTCACT CTTGCACTGGTGGCTAGCCATGCTGCTCCGACTCCTGAAGATTACTGGCACTCCGTGCTTCCAAGCACTCCGATGCCTAAAGCCATCAGTGATCTTCTACAACCTGAAG ACCTCAAGGATGAGAAAAGCACTTCTGTCAATGTAGGGAAGGGTGGTGTAAATGTTGATGCTGGAAAAGGAAAGCCCGGAGGTGGCACCCATGTGAATGTTGGAGGCAAAGGTGTCGGGGTGGACACGGGAAAGCCTGGGAAGGGAACCAATGTCGGCGTTGGCAAAGGAGGAGTGTCTGTGAACACTGGTCACAAGGGAAAGCCTGTGCATGTTGTAGTACAACCAAAGGGAAATCCGTTCCAATATCAATATGCTGCCACGGAGAACCAACTCCATGATGATCCCAACGTAGCTCTTTTCTTCTTAGAAAAGGACTTGCATCCTGGCACAAAAATGAATTTGCTCTTCACTAAAAACTCAAACGAAGCAACTTTTTTGCCCCGCCAAGTTGCTGAATCAATTCCCTTTTCATCTAACAAGCTGCCAGAGATTCTGAACACGTTTTCAGTGAAACACAGATCAGTAGAAGCTGACATGATGGAGAATACAATTAAAGTATGTGAAAAGCCGGGCATTAAAGGAGAGGAAGTATACTGTGCAACATCGTTAGAGTCAATGGTCGATTTCAGCACTTCCAAACTCGGGAAAAATGTCCAGGCAATATCTACAGAGGGGGGAAAAGAAACCCAGATGCAAAAGTATACCATAGTACCAGGAGTGAAGAAGATGGCGGGCGACAAAGCTGTTGCATGCCATAAACAGAACTATGCATATGCCGTCTTTTACTGCCATGAAACCAATACCACAAGGGCTTACCTGGTGCCATTAGTGGGTGATGATGGGACCAAAGCCAAAGCTGTAGCAATATGCCATACAGACACATCAGCGTGGAACCCGAAACATTTGGCCTTCCAAGTTCTCAAAGTTAAGCCAGGAACTGTTCCTGTCTGCCATTTCCTTCCCGAGGATCATGTTGTCTGGACAGCCAACTAG
- the LOC121259491 gene encoding 60S acidic ribosomal protein P2-like produces MAKREEEMNEIRVKTTEEINEGVVDLKGELLMLRLQKFTHNEFKVQRVPSHTQKGYIVFLFVLGEKKLCLCLDWFNAVETLCVFGVLVLGGNIRPSAENLKDILGSVGAEVDDDKIELLLSEVKGKDITELIASGREKLASVPSGGGGAIAVAAIGGGGSAAAAPAAAEPKKEEKVEEKEESDDDLGFSLFD; encoded by the exons ATGGCGAAGCGAGAGGAGGAAATGAATGAAATTAGGGTGAAGACTACAGAAGAAATCAACGAAGGGGTGGTCGACCTCAAGGGAGAGCTCCTCATGCTTCGCCTCCAGAAGTTTACCCACAATGAGTTCAAAGTCCAGCGAGTTCCATCGCATACACAAAAGG GTTACATTGTCTTTCTCTTTGTcttgggggaaaaaaaactatGTTTATGCTTGGATTGGTTCAATGCTGTTGAAACTTTGTGTGTTTTCGGGGTTTTAGTTTTGGGAGGGAACATCAGGCCTTCAGCTGAGAATTTGAAAGACATCCTTGGATCCGTTGGAGCCGAAGTTGATGATGATAAGATTGAGCTGCTCCTGTCTGAGGTGAAGGGTAAAGACATTACTGAGCTTATTGCATCTGGAAGAGAGAAATTGGCATCTGTCCcttctggtggtggtggtgctaTTGCAGTTGCAGCAATAGGTGGTGGCGGCAGTGCTGCTGCTGCTCCTGCTGCAGCAGAGccaaagaaagaggaaaaggtGGAAGAGAAAGAGGAATCAGATGATGATTTGGGCTTCAGTCTGTTTGATTGA